Genomic window (Achromobacter sp. B7):
CTGGGCACGGGCGCCTTGCCGCCCCACTTCCCCAAGCGCAACCGCATCGTGGCGGGCCTGGCTCGCGGCGTGCTGGTGGTGGAAGCGGCCAAGCAAAGCGGCTCGCTCATCACGGCACGGCTGGCCGGCGAAAGCGGGCGCGAAGTGTTTGCCATCCCCGGCTCGATCCACTCGCCGTTGTCGCGCGGTTGCCATGCCTTGATTCGGCAGGGCGCAAAGCTGGTGGAAACCGCGGCTGACATTACCGATGAACTGGGCGGCGGGCCCACGCCCGCCGGTCGCCGCGCGCCGCCCCCGCCACCGCCATTGCCGGACCACCCCGTGCTGGATGCCATGGGTTACGACCCGCTGCACGTGGATGCCATCCAGACGCGATCAAACATCGCCATCGGCGACCTGCAGGCGCAGCTGGTTCAGCTGGAATTAGAGGGCCGGCTCGCCCGTCTGGATGACGGCCGCTACCAGCGTTTGAAATAGGGTCATCCCATGGCCCGACCCGGACCCGCGCACAAGCCCGGCGCGCGGCGATGGCGCTAATATTGTCGATGGCGCCGCAGCGTTGCGCGCCGCGTCACCCAAATCGAACCAGGAAGAGACATGGCTTTGCCCTCCCGCGTGAAGATCGTCGAAGTGTCGCCCCGCGACGGTCTGCAAAATGAAAAGGAATTCGTGCCGACCGACATCAAGGTCGAGCTGGTCAACCGCCTGTCCGCCGCGGGCTTCCCCAATGTGGAAGCCGCGTCGTTCGTGTCGCCCAAGTGGGTGCCGCAGATGGCCGACGGCGCCGATGTCATGGCGCGCATCGAACGCCGCCCGGGCACGATCTATTCCGTGCTGACGCCGAACATGAAGGGCTTTGAAGGCGCGCTGGCCGCCGGCGCGGATGAAATCGTCATCTTTGGCGCCGCCAGCGAAGCGTTTTCGCAAAAGAACATCAACTGCTCCATCGCGGAATCCATCGCTCGCTTCGAGCCCGTGGTGCAAGCCGCGCGCGACGCCGGCATCCGCGTGCGTGGCAGCATCAGCTGCGCGCTGGGCTGTCCGTATCAAGGCGAGGTTCCGATTGCGTCGGTGGTGGACGTGGCGCAGCGCTACCTGGCAATGCAGGTGGATGAAATCGACGTGGCCGACACCATTGGCGTGGGCACGCCGCAGCGGGTGCGCGACGTGATGACGGCCGTGACCCGCGTGGTCGATCCGGCGCGCGTGTCCGGCCATTTCCATGACACCTACGGCCAGGCGCTGGCCAACATCCTGGCCGCGTTGGAAACCGGCATCTCGATCTTCCATACGTCGGTTGCCGGCCTGGGCGGCTGCCCCTACGCCAAGGGCGCCACGGGCAACGTCGCCACCGAAGACGTGCTGTACATGCTGCGCGGGCTGGACATCGACACGGGCGTGGACTTCGACGCCGTGGTCGATATCGGCCAGTGGATGTCGGCCAACCTGAACCGCAAGGGTTCCAGCCGCGCGGGCAATGCCATCGCGGCCAAACGGGCGGCATGACCTCGCCTGGCCCCGCCCCGACTCTTGAAGATCGCGCGGCCCTGCTGCGCGAGATCGGCCCGTTGCCGTTGTCGGGCCAGGCCTGGCCCGACTGGGTCCGCATTCTGGCCTGGGTGATCCTGGCGGTGCTGGGCGTGCAGGTGGTCACCACCGCGATTCGCGCGCCCGCGCAGCCGTTCGACACGGTGCTGGCGGTGGTCGTGGTGCTGTGCTTTGTGGGGCTGCTGTTCGTGTCCTGGCACATGCAGACGTCGATCACCACGATCGACGATCGTGGCCTGCGCCAATCCTGGTTCACGCGTCGCGAAGTGGCATGGGAAGACGTGCGCTATGCACGCTTTGTGCCCATGCTGTTTTCCAAGCGCCTGGTGATATTCACGCACCGAGGCAAACCCGTCATCATCCAGGGCGGCACGCGCGAACTGCGCGCGGCCTTTGTGAAGATCGCGCAGCTGTATCGGCGCGGATGACGGGCTGGGAAGGCAGGGTGCGGCGTTGCCGCAACCCTGTAACCCTGCCGATCAGCGGATCGGCAGCGCGTACATCAAGCCGCCTTGCGTCCATTGCGCATTCAGGCCGCGCTTGATCTTCAGCGGGCTGCCTTCGCCCACGTTCCGTTCAAAGCTCTCGCCGTAATTGCCCACCTGCTTGACGATGTTGTAGGCCCATTTTTCGTCCAGGCCCAGGTTCGCGCCACTGCCGGGCGTGACACCCAGAATGCGCTTGATGTTCGGGTTGGCGCTTTTTAGCTGCTCGTCCACGTTCTTGGACGTGACGCCGTATTCTTCGGCTTCGATCATTGCCGACAGCGACCAGCGCACGATGTTCAGCCACGTATCGTCACCCTGGCGCACGAACGGGCCCAGCGGTTCCTTGGAAATGATCTCGGGCAGCACGACGTAGTCGTCCGGATTTTGCAGCTTGGAGATACGGATCGACGCCAGGCCCGACGCGTCCGTCGAGAACACGTCGCAACGACCCGCCGCGAAGGCGTTGACCACTTCGTTGAACGTTTCGATCACCACCGGCTTGTACGTGACGTTGTTGGCGCGCGCCCAGTCGGCCAACGTGTTCTCGTTAGAGGTGCCCGTTTGCAGGCAGATGGTTGCGCCGTTGATGTCCTTGGCGCTTTTCACGCCCAGCGACTTGGGCACCAGAAAGCCCTGGCCGTCGTAGAAATTGATGCCGGCGTGGATGATGCCCAGCGCCGTGTCGCGCTGCTGCGTGACGGTGGTGTTGCGGGTCAACACGTCCACTTCGCCGGATTGCAACGCGGTGAAGCGCTGCTGCGAATTCAGCGGCACCACCTTGATCTTGTTGGCATCGCCAAAGACCGCCGCGGCGATGGCGCGGCAAAGGTCCACGTCCAGCCCTTGCCACTTGCCTTGCGCGTCGGGCGCTGAAAAGCCGGCAAAGCCCGTGGTCGTACCGCAAGCCACGGCGCCGCGCTGGCGCACGACGTCTACCGTTGCCGCTTGCGCGCCCTGCGCCGCCGCTACCAATAGCGCCGCGCCCACCAACCCTTTTGCAATGTTCATGACCTGGATTCCTGTTGTACCGGGCGCGCGGACGCGCCGAGGCAAGAAGCTTATAGACATGAAGCGCCCGCGCCAAATAACAAGCGCTTATTTAGGTATGCGCAGCGCCGCCCGCTTGTGGGGTTGCGCTGCGCCGCCCGGTTACCGGGTGCCCTACGCCGCCAACGAAATCGACACCGGCTCGTTCGCTTCGCACGCGTCCAGCGCGCGACCCAGGCGCACCATGCCCTGGGCAATTTGCGCTTCGTTCATGGTGGCAAACGACATGCGCATGGCAAACAGGTCGGCCTGTTCGACATTGGCGTAGAACGCCTTGCCGGGCACATAAACCACTTCGTGTTCAATCGCATACGGCAACAGGCGCGTGGCGTCCACATCGCCCGTCAGCCGCGCCCAGAAGAACATGCCGCCTTCGGGCTTGCTGAAGCTGACGCGGCCGTCCAGTTCGCGCGCCAACGCCTGGGCCATCGCGTCGCAGCGCAGGCCATAGGCGGCGCGAATGCGCGGCACGTGTTCGTCGTAGCGGCCGTTGGCCAGGTACTGCGCCACCACTTCCTGGATCCACGCCGACGAGGCCATATCGTCGGCCGCCTTGGCGCTGACGCAGCGGCGGCGGATTTCCGGCGGGGCGATCAGCCAGCCGATGCGCAGCGCGGGCGCCATGGTCTTGGACATGCTGGCCAGGTACACCGCCCAGTGGCGGGCTTCGCCTTCCGCCAGGGCCGCGATGGGCGGCACGGCTTCGCCGGCAAAGCGCAGTTCGCTGTACGGGTCGTCTTCAACGATCAGGAAGCGATGCTTGACCGCCAGTTCCAGCAAGCGCAGACGGCGCTGGCGCGAGATGGTGGCGCCGCAAGGGTTCGAGAACGAGGCCACGACGCAGACCATCTTCGGCTTGACCCGCGCGGCCAGTTCGTCCAACGCGTCCACGTCGATGCCGTCCGGGCCGGATGCCACGGTGTGCACGGTGGCGCCCGTGTAGCGCAACGCCTGCACGGAATTGGGGAACGCGGGCGATTCAATGATGGCGTGGTCGCCGGGTTGCAGCATCACGCGCGTCAGCAGCGCCAGCGCCTGCTGCGACCCGCCCGTCACAACCAGCTCGGTGTCGGCATTGCAGTGCAGGCCGCGTGCGGCGGACAGGCGCGCCAGCTCGTTACGCAGGCTGGCTTGGCCATCGATGTTGGAATATTGCAGGCAGGCGCCCAGCCGCGACATGACCTGGGTGGACGCCACCGACAAGCCTTCAACGTCAAACAGCTCCTGAGCGGGGTAGCCGCCGGCCAGCGAAATGGTGCCGGGACGCAACGCGTAGGGCATCAAGGACCGGATGGGGGAAGCGGGGGGATTCAGGAAAGGCGTGGCAAAGGCGTATTCTGGCGCAGCGCTGGACATGGCGGGAGACTGGGGAAGGTGGGAAACCGTGTCGCCCGCTGGGGCGGCGCCGGAGGGCATAGAACATTGAAATATAAACAAATCTCCGCAAATTCTAAGCCTGCGTATTACGCAGGGTCAACGACTGGCGCGCATCGTGTGGCGAAACGAGCGCGCGCAGTCCTACACTATGGGACATCCTGTTCCTGCAAGAGAGCTGCATGACCGTCGAAGACACCATGGCCGGGCGCATTGCCCACATCCACCAACGCATCGCCGACGCCTGCGCGCGGGCCGGGCGCAGCCCGGACAGCGTGGTGCTGCTGCCCGTCAGCAAGACCTTCGAGGTGGACGCGATCCGCGAAGCCATGGCGCTGGGCATGACGCGTTTTGGCGAGAACAAAACGCAGGAAATCCGACAGAAGGCGGCAGCGCTGGCCGGCCAGGGCCTGCAATGGGTGCTGATTGGCCATTTGCAGACGAACAAGGCCAAAGACGCTGCGCGCGACGCCACCGAAGTGCAGTCGCTGGACCGCGTCGACCTGGCCGAAGCCCTGCATCGCCGCCTGCTGACCGAAGGCCGCACGCTGGACGTGCTGGTGCAGGTGAAAACGTCTTCCGAGCCCAGCAAGTTCGGCATGGCGCCTCAAGACGTGTCGGCGTTCCTGCGGCGCATCGCGGCGGAATTTCCTACGTTGCACGTCAAGGGGCTGATGACGCTGGCCGTCAACTCGCCCGATCCGGAACCAGTGCGGGCCTGCTTTAGTGCCCTGCGCACGCTGCGCGACAGCCTGCGCGCCGAAAACATCGACGGCGTGTCGCTGGACCGCCTGTCGATGGGCATGAGCGGCGATTTCGAATTGGCTATCGAGGAAGGCTCGACCGAAGTGCGCATCGGCACGGCGATATTCGGCGCCCGTACCTACCCCGACCCACAGTAACGGGGCCACGTGATGCGGGAAAACGGGGGGCCTGACGGCCCCCTTTTCACGTCGAACGCGAGCATAATAGCGGCGCAAAAAATAGCGACGCGAACCGACGGCGCAGAACACGACCGCCCGCGTCGCGCTCAAACTTTGATCCCGCACGAGGAGACACCCCATGCAACATTCCGCACGGCGCCTGTTGGCGCTGGCCACCCTGTCGTTGGCCGCCGCCACGGCATCCGCCCAATCGTGGCCCACGCAACCCGTCCGCTGGATCGTGCCGTACCCGGCCGGCGGCGGCACCGATGTGGTGGCGCGTACGGTCGCCAGCAGCCTGGAAAAATCGTTGGGCCAGACCATCGTGGTGGAAAACCGCCCCGGCGCGGCCACCATCATCGGCGCCACCGCCATCGCCCAGGCCGACCCCACCGGCTACATGGTAGGAACGGCGGACTCGGGCACCCTGGCGTTCAACTCGTCGCTGTACGCCAAGTTGTCCTACGACCCGGCCAAGTTCACCTACATCGGCGGCATTGCCAAGTTTCCGCTGCTGCTGGCCGTGAACGTGAATTCGCCGTACAAGTCGGTGCAGGACGTGCTG
Coding sequences:
- a CDS encoding amino acid ABC transporter substrate-binding protein is translated as MNIAKGLVGAALLVAAAQGAQAATVDVVRQRGAVACGTTTGFAGFSAPDAQGKWQGLDVDLCRAIAAAVFGDANKIKVVPLNSQQRFTALQSGEVDVLTRNTTVTQQRDTALGIIHAGINFYDGQGFLVPKSLGVKSAKDINGATICLQTGTSNENTLADWARANNVTYKPVVIETFNEVVNAFAAGRCDVFSTDASGLASIRISKLQNPDDYVVLPEIISKEPLGPFVRQGDDTWLNIVRWSLSAMIEAEEYGVTSKNVDEQLKSANPNIKRILGVTPGSGANLGLDEKWAYNIVKQVGNYGESFERNVGEGSPLKIKRGLNAQWTQGGLMYALPIR
- a CDS encoding hydroxymethylglutaryl-CoA lyase, which produces MALPSRVKIVEVSPRDGLQNEKEFVPTDIKVELVNRLSAAGFPNVEAASFVSPKWVPQMADGADVMARIERRPGTIYSVLTPNMKGFEGALAAGADEIVIFGAASEAFSQKNINCSIAESIARFEPVVQAARDAGIRVRGSISCALGCPYQGEVPIASVVDVAQRYLAMQVDEIDVADTIGVGTPQRVRDVMTAVTRVVDPARVSGHFHDTYGQALANILAALETGISIFHTSVAGLGGCPYAKGATGNVATEDVLYMLRGLDIDTGVDFDAVVDIGQWMSANLNRKGSSRAGNAIAAKRAA
- a CDS encoding YggS family pyridoxal phosphate-dependent enzyme; translation: MTVEDTMAGRIAHIHQRIADACARAGRSPDSVVLLPVSKTFEVDAIREAMALGMTRFGENKTQEIRQKAAALAGQGLQWVLIGHLQTNKAKDAARDATEVQSLDRVDLAEALHRRLLTEGRTLDVLVQVKTSSEPSKFGMAPQDVSAFLRRIAAEFPTLHVKGLMTLAVNSPDPEPVRACFSALRTLRDSLRAENIDGVSLDRLSMGMSGDFELAIEEGSTEVRIGTAIFGARTYPDPQ
- a CDS encoding PLP-dependent aminotransferase family protein, with the protein product MSSAAPEYAFATPFLNPPASPIRSLMPYALRPGTISLAGGYPAQELFDVEGLSVASTQVMSRLGACLQYSNIDGQASLRNELARLSAARGLHCNADTELVVTGGSQQALALLTRVMLQPGDHAIIESPAFPNSVQALRYTGATVHTVASGPDGIDVDALDELAARVKPKMVCVVASFSNPCGATISRQRRLRLLELAVKHRFLIVEDDPYSELRFAGEAVPPIAALAEGEARHWAVYLASMSKTMAPALRIGWLIAPPEIRRRCVSAKAADDMASSAWIQEVVAQYLANGRYDEHVPRIRAAYGLRCDAMAQALARELDGRVSFSKPEGGMFFWARLTGDVDATRLLPYAIEHEVVYVPGKAFYANVEQADLFAMRMSFATMNEAQIAQGMVRLGRALDACEANEPVSISLAA